The genomic region CGTTTATTGTTATTGTGGGAATGTTAAGAGAAAGGAGAAGATATTAATTTGTTGAGGGACAAATGAATAGAAGAGAGTTTTTGAAAAAAGCATTGACAGTAGCTGGAATTAGTTTTATAGGTGGGAAAAAAGTTTATGGAGGAGATTCTTCTAATTTGTCTCAGGATACTGTGAAATCAACGGGTAACACTGCAAACAGAAAGAATTGGTTAAAATACGAAGCAGTAAAAAGCAGAAAACTTCCAACAGAGCCCTACGCTGTGCTTGTTGACATTACGAAATGTATTGGGTGCAGAAGATGTGAATGGGCATGCAATGAATGGAATAAAAATCCCAACAGGCCCATTAAAGAGTTTGAGGAATCAAAGGATAAAGCTCCATCAGTTTTTGACAGAATTCGTAGAACCCATGCTGGACAGTTTACTGTTGTAAACAGATTTTACGATGGAGGAAAACCTGTTTATGTAAAAAAACAATGCATGCATTGCGCTGAACCTGCCTGTCTTAACGCATGTTTTGTTGATGCCTTTAAGAAGACTTCTCATGGAGCAGTGCTTTATAATCCTTCTTTATGCGTGGGCTGTCGTTACTGTATGATTGCCTGTCCCTTTGATGTTCCTGCTTATGAATACTACGATCCAATTACACCACAGATTACAAAATGCACAATGTGCTTTGATAGAATAACAGAGTCTCAGGTTCCTGCCTGTGTAGAAATATGTTCAGCTGATGCTTTAAGATTTGGACCAAGAAGTGAGATGCTAAAACTTGCCTATGAGAGAATAAATAACAATCCTGAAAGATATCTACCTCATGTTTATGGAGAGCATGAAGCAGGTGGAACAAATTGGCTTTACATTTCAGGAGTTCCCTTTGAAAAACTCGGATTTCCGAAGCTTGATAAAAGAC from Thermodesulfovibrio sp. 3907-1M harbors:
- a CDS encoding 4Fe-4S dicluster domain-containing protein is translated as MNRREFLKKALTVAGISFIGGKKVYGGDSSNLSQDTVKSTGNTANRKNWLKYEAVKSRKLPTEPYAVLVDITKCIGCRRCEWACNEWNKNPNRPIKEFEESKDKAPSVFDRIRRTHAGQFTVVNRFYDGGKPVYVKKQCMHCAEPACLNACFVDAFKKTSHGAVLYNPSLCVGCRYCMIACPFDVPAYEYYDPITPQITKCTMCFDRITESQVPACVEICSADALRFGPRSEMLKLAYERINNNPERYLPHVYGEHEAGGTNWLYISGVPFEKLGFPKLDKRPIPDYSKNFLFTVKVLEIVAAAPLVWGAYYMISKNRKKKESQDVQSNEKQ